A genome region from Variovorax paradoxus includes the following:
- a CDS encoding GspH/FimT family pseudopilin, with the protein MLADERQHMLRRRKKPAGFTLIEVVVTMTVLALILAVVLPSAGTWLDNTRIRNAADSLQTGLQTARSEAIRRNESVSFWLVSLEKPNVLDNDCALSGTSGSWVVSVTSPAGGCANSPSNTTAPRLVTARPIGDSGGLVSINALQSDGSAGTTVTFNGFGRVTNSSDAIRQIDVGGPNSNIEYRKLRLEISSSGAVRMCDPQLPSSAEDPRKC; encoded by the coding sequence ATGCTGGCTGACGAAAGACAGCACATGCTAAGGCGTCGCAAGAAGCCAGCCGGCTTCACGCTGATCGAGGTAGTCGTCACCATGACGGTGCTGGCGCTGATTCTCGCGGTGGTGCTTCCCAGTGCAGGCACCTGGCTGGACAACACGCGCATCCGCAACGCCGCGGACTCGCTGCAAACCGGCTTGCAGACCGCTCGCAGCGAAGCCATCCGTCGCAACGAGAGCGTTTCCTTCTGGCTCGTTTCCCTCGAGAAGCCCAACGTTCTCGACAACGACTGCGCACTGTCCGGCACCAGCGGATCGTGGGTCGTCAGTGTCACTTCGCCAGCCGGCGGCTGCGCCAACTCGCCTTCCAACACGACCGCCCCGAGGCTCGTGACGGCCAGGCCCATCGGCGACAGCGGCGGCCTTGTGAGCATCAACGCGCTTCAATCCGACGGCAGCGCCGGCACTACCGTCACATTCAACGGGTTCGGCCGGGTGACGAACTCCAGCGACGCCATCCGCCAGATCGACGTCGGCGGGCCGAACTCGAACATCGAATACCGCAAGCTGCGGCTCGAAATCAGTTCGTCCGGCGCCGTAAGGATGTGCGACCCCCAGCTGCCCTCGAGTGCAGAGGACCCACGCAAATGCTGA
- a CDS encoding TonB-dependent siderophore receptor gives MALALLSLGLQGYAAETEPAADPSKSLEVITVTGDWLGSPSETKVLEHAGARTIIERKQIQESGSASVRDVLRQVPGVQVQESNGTGGSDISLNVGVRGLTSRLSPRSTILLDGVPMAYAPYGQPQLSLAPLSLGNLEAVDVVRGAGSVRFGPQNVGGIINFVSRAIPKQFTAEASVGVESASHGGGTKTTPSVFIGGTNENGLGLALLYSGTHGDGWRQSNDHVSIDDLMLKGAYRISKTDDIAVSLHHFEGSGRMPGGLTTAQFAANPFQSDRPFDEFTGRRTDGSIKYTHNDGVNKFELLTYYTDSFRGSHLEQEGTGTAAGQRRLTSAPRDYNTFAVEPRYSRLIDSGSVVQEVSVGYRYLKEEASETATRSAYYRPRPGFDAYTLANPAYQKSNGGTTAHAFYIDDRIDFGNWTITPGVRHERISSFNNVYTVANNRITNAIFPAIDSDEWLPTLSVLYRVNERWSVFANAGVSFGPQQYAQLAQSTTNLHPEKAKTYEFGTHYKGEAWSGELTLFNINFDKELQLARSITGDVGQWTDLGATRHRGLESALRYDLGTLSDSLKGFSVSGTYTYTQATSKAGAFAGRDLPFYSRQVASLGARYERGPWTFNADVYAQSKQRSPGSPDDGARYVTIEDSTGRLGNIPGYATMNLRAAYDFGKNMSNLKVAVGIKNLFDRRYFNRSVDNNGGKYVGQPRTVYLQASVAF, from the coding sequence ATGGCGCTGGCGCTGCTTTCCCTGGGCCTGCAGGGCTATGCCGCCGAGACGGAGCCCGCGGCCGATCCATCCAAGTCGCTCGAGGTCATCACCGTCACCGGCGACTGGCTCGGCAGCCCCAGCGAGACCAAGGTGCTCGAGCACGCCGGTGCGCGGACCATCATCGAGCGCAAGCAGATCCAGGAAAGCGGCTCGGCCAGCGTGCGCGACGTGCTGCGCCAAGTGCCCGGCGTGCAGGTGCAGGAGAGCAACGGCACCGGCGGCAGCGACATCTCGCTGAACGTGGGCGTGCGCGGCCTGACCTCGCGCCTGTCGCCGCGCTCGACCATCCTGCTGGACGGCGTGCCGATGGCCTACGCGCCGTACGGGCAGCCGCAGCTGTCGCTGGCACCGCTGTCGCTGGGCAACCTCGAGGCGGTGGACGTGGTGCGCGGCGCGGGCTCGGTGCGCTTCGGACCGCAGAACGTGGGCGGCATCATCAACTTCGTGTCGCGTGCGATCCCCAAGCAGTTCACCGCCGAGGCCAGCGTGGGCGTGGAAAGCGCCAGCCATGGTGGCGGCACCAAGACCACGCCGAGCGTGTTCATCGGCGGCACCAACGAGAACGGCCTGGGCCTGGCGCTGCTGTACTCCGGCACGCACGGCGACGGCTGGCGCCAGAGCAACGACCACGTGAGCATCGACGACCTGATGCTCAAGGGCGCCTACCGCATCTCCAAGACCGACGACATCGCCGTGTCGCTGCATCACTTCGAAGGCAGCGGACGCATGCCGGGCGGCCTGACGACGGCACAGTTCGCGGCCAACCCCTTCCAGTCGGACCGCCCGTTCGACGAGTTCACGGGCCGCCGCACCGACGGCTCGATCAAGTACACCCACAACGACGGCGTCAACAAGTTCGAGTTGCTGACCTACTACACCGACTCGTTCCGTGGCAGCCACCTCGAGCAGGAAGGCACCGGCACCGCCGCCGGCCAGCGCCGCCTGACCTCGGCGCCGCGCGACTACAACACCTTCGCGGTCGAGCCACGCTACTCACGCCTGATCGACTCGGGCAGCGTGGTGCAGGAAGTGAGCGTGGGCTACCGCTACCTGAAGGAAGAGGCCTCCGAAACCGCCACGCGCAGCGCCTACTACCGGCCGCGCCCGGGCTTCGACGCCTACACGCTGGCCAACCCGGCCTACCAGAAGAGCAACGGCGGCACCACCGCGCACGCGTTCTACATCGACGACCGCATCGACTTCGGCAACTGGACGATCACTCCGGGCGTGCGCCATGAACGGATCAGCTCGTTCAACAACGTGTACACGGTGGCGAACAACCGCATCACGAACGCGATCTTCCCGGCGATCGACTCCGACGAGTGGCTGCCCACGCTGTCGGTGCTCTACCGCGTGAACGAACGCTGGTCGGTGTTCGCCAACGCGGGCGTGTCGTTCGGCCCTCAGCAGTACGCGCAGCTCGCGCAGTCGACCACCAACCTGCACCCCGAGAAAGCCAAGACCTACGAGTTCGGCACGCACTACAAGGGCGAGGCCTGGAGCGGCGAGCTGACGCTGTTCAACATCAACTTCGACAAGGAGCTGCAGCTGGCGCGCTCCATCACCGGCGACGTCGGCCAGTGGACCGACCTGGGCGCCACGCGCCACCGCGGGCTGGAGTCGGCGCTGCGCTACGACCTCGGCACGCTGAGCGACTCGCTCAAGGGCTTCTCGGTGTCGGGCACCTACACGTACACCCAGGCCACCTCGAAGGCCGGCGCCTTCGCCGGACGCGACCTGCCGTTCTACTCGCGCCAGGTGGCGAGCCTGGGCGCGCGCTACGAGCGCGGCCCGTGGACCTTCAACGCCGATGTGTACGCGCAGTCGAAGCAGCGGTCGCCGGGCTCGCCCGACGACGGCGCACGCTACGTGACGATCGAGGACTCGACGGGCCGCCTCGGCAACATCCCTGGCTACGCGACGATGAACCTGCGCGCGGCGTACGACTTCGGCAAGAACATGAGCAACCTGAAGGTGGCCGTGGGCATCAAGAACCTGTTCGACCGCCGCTACTTCAACCGCTCGGTGGACAACAACGGCGGCAAGTACGTGGGCCAGCCGCGCACGGTCTACCTGCAGGCGTCGGTGGCGTTCTGA
- a CDS encoding TerC family protein — MELFMAPEFWVAVGQIIMIDILLGGDNAVVIALACRKLPPAQRTKGILWGTAGAIILRVILIFFALTLLAIPFLKLVGAILLVWIGVKLLAPEHDDAHGNITGSDKLWGAVKTVIVADLVMSVDNVIAIAGAAQGAGEGHQMPLVIFGLLVSIPIIVWGSQLVIKLMDRFPMIITLGGMLLGWIAGTMAVSDPALANAAAWTWVPKVPQTDVIKYAAGIAGALLVLVIGKWVAARNARHKPETAVTPG; from the coding sequence ATGGAACTGTTCATGGCCCCGGAATTCTGGGTCGCTGTCGGTCAGATCATCATGATCGACATCCTGCTCGGTGGCGACAACGCCGTCGTGATCGCACTGGCCTGCCGCAAGCTCCCCCCCGCACAGCGCACCAAGGGCATTCTCTGGGGCACCGCCGGCGCCATCATCCTGCGCGTCATCCTGATCTTCTTTGCGCTCACGCTGCTGGCCATCCCGTTCCTCAAGCTGGTCGGCGCCATCCTGCTGGTGTGGATCGGCGTGAAGCTGCTGGCGCCCGAGCATGACGACGCACACGGCAACATCACCGGCAGCGACAAGCTCTGGGGCGCCGTCAAGACCGTGATCGTGGCCGACCTCGTGATGAGCGTGGACAACGTCATCGCCATTGCCGGTGCTGCGCAAGGCGCCGGCGAAGGCCACCAGATGCCGCTCGTGATCTTCGGCCTGCTCGTGAGCATCCCGATCATCGTCTGGGGCAGCCAGCTGGTCATCAAGCTGATGGACCGCTTCCCGATGATCATCACGCTGGGTGGCATGCTGCTCGGCTGGATCGCCGGCACGATGGCCGTGTCCGACCCCGCGCTGGCCAACGCCGCCGCCTGGACTTGGGTGCCGAAGGTGCCGCAGACCGACGTGATCAAGTACGCCGCCGGCATTGCCGGTGCACTCCTGGTGCTCGTCATCGGCAAATGGGTGGCCGCCCGCAACGCTCGCCACAAGCCCGAGACGGCGGTGACGCCCGGCTGA
- a CDS encoding PglL family O-oligosaccharyltransferase, translating into MTSCAVPSGSVFSAFKALDVLRTVLVAVPFLCPLVAGPSVNVWQMLVSWACLGALLLRGRVGSPARGVWGWLGVGGVLVALSGWDAFSAWGPACLAIAGIAAAASLGTGMAFDGQTASSSLAMGVLVAGLVSALLGLLQYYGLAEPLVPWTTSPALGQAYGNLRQRNQFATLISLSWCAVLWLHATSDSTRTRRGLMAAGLLLLIAAAASTSRTGLLQLLSILGVASFIARRERRGVPQQSAVPFRLPAPRLLLAAIPLYFAIAWVLPRLAAGGGPGVETMIERLKSGAPDDHSRILLWRNVLALISEHPWTGWGWGELSYVHYSAAYSGGRFVEILDNAHNLPLHLAVELGIPAAVLICGGFLWLVLRARPWRERDPVRLMAWGMLWAIVLHSLLEYPLWYGPFQLVFGLCIGLLWPGRHSQRIEKAAPYAAAALLAIVGYAGWDYLRISQIYLPREERLAPYEDDTLAKIRASRLFANQVQFAELTLTTVTRENAGAVHELAKRVMHFSPEPRVIVKLIESAELLGHEAEAREEAERFSNAFPADFARWMKADADDGAAP; encoded by the coding sequence ATGACGTCTTGTGCAGTGCCTTCTGGCTCCGTTTTTTCCGCTTTCAAGGCTCTTGACGTCCTGCGAACGGTGCTTGTCGCCGTTCCGTTTCTCTGCCCCCTGGTTGCCGGCCCCTCGGTCAATGTCTGGCAAATGCTCGTTTCCTGGGCATGTCTTGGCGCACTGCTCTTGCGCGGGCGCGTCGGCTCGCCCGCGCGTGGCGTGTGGGGCTGGCTGGGGGTTGGTGGCGTTCTTGTCGCGCTTTCCGGGTGGGATGCTTTCTCAGCATGGGGCCCAGCCTGTCTCGCAATTGCAGGCATTGCGGCAGCGGCAAGCCTGGGCACCGGCATGGCGTTCGATGGGCAGACTGCGTCTTCGTCCTTGGCCATGGGCGTGCTTGTCGCGGGCCTGGTCAGCGCACTCCTCGGCCTGCTGCAGTACTACGGCCTGGCCGAACCCCTGGTGCCGTGGACAACCTCGCCCGCACTTGGCCAGGCCTACGGCAACCTGCGCCAGCGCAACCAGTTCGCGACGCTGATCAGCCTGTCCTGGTGCGCGGTGCTGTGGCTTCACGCCACGAGCGATTCGACGCGCACGCGGCGGGGCCTGATGGCGGCGGGGTTGCTGTTGCTGATCGCGGCAGCGGCATCGACCTCGCGCACGGGCCTGCTGCAGTTGCTCTCGATCCTCGGCGTAGCGAGCTTCATCGCAAGAAGAGAGCGTCGGGGCGTGCCGCAGCAATCGGCGGTCCCGTTTCGCCTGCCGGCGCCTCGGTTGCTGCTCGCGGCGATACCGCTGTACTTCGCGATCGCCTGGGTGCTGCCGAGGCTGGCCGCTGGCGGCGGCCCAGGTGTGGAGACCATGATCGAGCGCCTGAAAAGCGGCGCACCCGACGATCACAGCCGCATCCTGCTCTGGCGCAACGTGCTGGCGCTGATTTCGGAGCATCCCTGGACGGGTTGGGGCTGGGGCGAGTTGTCATATGTGCACTACAGCGCTGCGTACAGCGGCGGGCGATTCGTCGAGATCCTGGACAACGCGCACAACCTGCCGCTGCATCTCGCGGTCGAGCTCGGGATTCCCGCCGCCGTGCTGATCTGCGGCGGCTTTCTCTGGCTGGTCCTTCGCGCCCGGCCGTGGCGCGAGCGCGATCCGGTCCGGCTCATGGCCTGGGGAATGCTCTGGGCCATCGTCCTGCACAGCCTGCTCGAGTACCCGCTCTGGTACGGGCCGTTCCAGCTGGTCTTCGGACTTTGCATCGGACTGCTGTGGCCGGGCCGGCACTCGCAACGCATTGAAAAAGCGGCGCCCTATGCCGCCGCGGCCTTGCTGGCCATCGTCGGCTATGCCGGCTGGGACTACCTTCGCATCAGCCAGATCTACCTGCCTCGCGAAGAGCGGCTGGCGCCCTATGAGGACGACACCTTGGCCAAGATTCGTGCGTCCCGGCTCTTCGCCAACCAGGTGCAGTTCGCGGAACTCACGCTGACGACCGTCACGCGCGAAAACGCCGGCGCGGTGCATGAACTGGCGAAGCGCGTCATGCATTTCTCGCCGGAGCCGCGCGTCATCGTGAAGCTCATCGAGAGTGCCGAGCTGCTGGGGCACGAAGCAGAAGCGCGGGAAGAGGCGGAGCGTTTCAGCAACGCGTTTCCCGCGGACTTCGCCCGATGGATGAAAGCAGACGCGGATGACGGCGCGGCGCCGTAG
- a CDS encoding type IV pilin protein encodes MKQQNVRSRAHRKLSRGFTLIEVMVTVAIIGILAAIAIPSYNDYIRRGQLPEAFGQLSDYRTKMEQYYQDTRNYGSSTACADDASASSWKSFAPGNAKYFRYECVTSNSNQNYEIKAIGIAGQATGHTFTINQNGDRGTTFFKGAAVTATCWLTKDSTC; translated from the coding sequence ATGAAACAACAAAACGTCCGAAGCCGGGCCCATCGCAAGCTGTCCCGTGGCTTCACGCTGATCGAAGTGATGGTCACCGTGGCGATCATCGGCATTCTGGCTGCCATCGCCATTCCTTCGTACAACGACTACATCCGCCGCGGCCAGTTGCCAGAAGCGTTCGGACAACTGTCCGACTACCGGACGAAGATGGAGCAGTACTACCAGGACACGCGCAACTATGGTTCGAGCACCGCCTGTGCTGATGACGCCAGCGCAAGCAGCTGGAAAAGCTTTGCCCCCGGCAATGCCAAGTACTTCAGGTACGAGTGCGTGACCAGCAACTCCAACCAGAATTACGAGATCAAGGCCATCGGCATTGCCGGTCAAGCCACCGGACATACGTTCACGATCAACCAGAACGGCGATCGTGGAACGACCTTCTTCAAGGGCGCTGCAGTCACGGCTACATGCTGGCTGACGAAAGACAGCACATGCTAA
- a CDS encoding phage holin family protein, which produces MRIIIKWLLSAVALLAVAYLYNGVQVASFGSALIAAAVIGLLNMIVRPVLVVLTLPVTIVTLGLFLFVINALLFWAASGLLGGFHVNGFLAALLGSLMYSLLGLVIESALGGLLSKR; this is translated from the coding sequence ATGCGCATCATCATCAAATGGCTGCTCAGCGCCGTCGCGCTGCTGGCGGTGGCCTACCTCTACAACGGCGTCCAGGTGGCGAGCTTCGGCTCTGCGCTCATCGCGGCCGCAGTCATCGGCCTGCTCAACATGATCGTGCGGCCGGTGCTCGTGGTGCTGACCCTGCCCGTCACCATCGTCACGCTCGGCCTGTTCCTGTTCGTGATCAATGCCCTGCTGTTCTGGGCCGCATCGGGTTTGCTCGGTGGCTTCCACGTCAACGGCTTCCTGGCCGCGCTGCTCGGCTCGCTGATGTACTCGCTGCTGGGCCTGGTGATCGAGTCCGCGCTGGGCGGACTGCTGTCCAAACGCTGA
- a CDS encoding YaeQ family protein — MALKSTIFKATLAVADIDHGYYADHALTLARHPSETDERMMIRLVALALNAHQLQDICQGDGTLAFGAGLSNVDEPDVWLRDFTGEVKIWIEVGQPEDKPIIKACGKADEVIVYCFNHAAEIWWRGIENKLTRPQNLKVYRVPTNASQALAALAQRSMQLQATIQENTLTLGDGTNSIDVELLRWR, encoded by the coding sequence ATGGCCCTCAAATCCACCATCTTCAAGGCCACCCTCGCGGTGGCCGACATCGACCACGGCTACTACGCCGACCATGCGCTGACCCTGGCGCGACACCCCAGCGAGACCGACGAGCGGATGATGATCCGTCTCGTCGCACTCGCGCTCAATGCGCACCAGTTGCAGGACATCTGCCAGGGCGACGGCACGCTGGCCTTCGGCGCGGGCCTGTCGAACGTCGACGAGCCCGACGTCTGGCTGCGCGACTTCACGGGCGAAGTGAAGATCTGGATCGAGGTCGGACAGCCGGAAGACAAGCCCATCATCAAGGCCTGCGGCAAGGCGGACGAGGTGATCGTGTATTGCTTCAACCATGCCGCCGAGATCTGGTGGCGCGGCATCGAGAACAAGCTCACGCGGCCGCAGAACCTGAAGGTCTATCGCGTTCCGACAAACGCCTCGCAGGCGCTGGCCGCGCTCGCGCAGCGCAGCATGCAGTTGCAGGCGACGATCCAGGAAAACACGCTGACGCTGGGCGACGGCACGAATTCGATCGACGTCGAACTGCTGCGCTGGAGATAG
- a CDS encoding M48 family metalloprotease, which produces MQVLPGLGDGGEMTASAERHLGDQIARELYRDTDYIDDPVIAAYVQDIWQRLLAAARTRGELTPELDERFAWTILLGRDRNINAFALPGGYLGLNLGLVAAVGSRDELATVLGHELSHVTQRHIARIMDKQGKQMPLMIAGLILGMIAAGKSRSSDAGQAVIMGSQALFAQNQLNFSRDMEREADRIGFGVMTQAGFAPQGAAAMFEKLQYASRLNDNGSFPYLRSHPLTTERISDMQGRFQFRMDTAPPVPLAMDHAMVASRARVLTRPGGDVLRQWIAEASSGEFAKSSPAQQAGTLYAAALSAKEIRDYRTARTMVERLVARTAEDPAAARQARWLGAEIELAAGAAPKAAALLDAKSKERPEMLLSAEAATAMRQPAPMIPVLRDWVASNPRDATAWRALGNLYGAENDTLRAVRADAEANVAILDYPAARDRFKAAQEIIRQSKVVDHYEASIVDTRARAVEVLVKEQAAEPPLK; this is translated from the coding sequence ATGCAGGTGTTGCCCGGCCTGGGCGACGGCGGCGAGATGACGGCCAGTGCGGAGCGTCATCTCGGCGACCAGATCGCCCGCGAGCTTTACCGCGACACCGACTACATCGACGACCCGGTGATCGCCGCCTATGTGCAGGACATCTGGCAACGCCTGCTGGCCGCCGCGCGCACCCGCGGCGAGCTCACACCCGAGCTCGACGAGCGCTTTGCCTGGACGATCCTGCTGGGCCGCGACCGCAACATCAACGCCTTCGCGCTGCCCGGCGGCTACTTGGGCCTGAACCTCGGGCTGGTGGCCGCGGTGGGCAGCCGCGACGAACTTGCGACGGTGCTCGGGCATGAGCTCTCGCACGTCACCCAACGCCACATCGCGCGCATCATGGACAAGCAGGGCAAACAGATGCCGCTCATGATCGCGGGCCTGATCCTCGGGATGATCGCCGCCGGCAAGAGCCGCAGCAGCGACGCCGGCCAGGCGGTGATCATGGGCAGCCAGGCGCTCTTTGCACAGAACCAGCTGAACTTCTCGCGGGACATGGAACGCGAGGCTGACCGGATCGGGTTCGGCGTGATGACGCAGGCCGGCTTCGCGCCGCAGGGCGCAGCGGCCATGTTTGAGAAGCTGCAGTACGCCTCGCGCCTGAACGACAACGGCTCGTTCCCGTACCTGCGCAGCCATCCGTTGACCACCGAGCGCATCTCGGACATGCAGGGCCGGTTCCAGTTCCGCATGGACACCGCGCCGCCGGTGCCGCTGGCAATGGACCACGCGATGGTCGCCTCGCGCGCCCGTGTGCTGACACGGCCGGGCGGGGATGTGCTGCGGCAGTGGATCGCCGAGGCTTCCAGTGGCGAGTTCGCGAAGAGCTCGCCCGCGCAACAGGCCGGCACGCTCTATGCGGCCGCGCTGTCAGCCAAGGAGATCCGCGATTACAGGACGGCGCGCACGATGGTCGAGCGGCTGGTCGCGCGCACGGCCGAGGACCCGGCCGCGGCCAGGCAGGCACGCTGGCTCGGCGCCGAGATCGAGCTGGCGGCGGGCGCTGCGCCCAAGGCCGCCGCGCTGCTCGATGCGAAGTCGAAGGAGCGCCCCGAGATGCTGCTGTCCGCGGAGGCGGCCACCGCCATGCGCCAGCCCGCGCCGATGATTCCCGTGCTGCGCGACTGGGTGGCCTCGAACCCGCGCGACGCCACGGCCTGGCGCGCGCTCGGCAACCTGTATGGCGCCGAGAACGACACGCTGCGCGCGGTGCGTGCCGATGCCGAAGCCAACGTGGCGATCCTCGACTACCCGGCGGCGCGCGACCGCTTCAAGGCTGCGCAGGAAATCATCCGGCAGTCCAAGGTGGTCGATCACTACGAGGCATCGATCGTCGACACCCGCGCTCGGGCGGTGGAAGTGCTGGTGAAGGAGCAGGCGGCCGAGCCGCCGCTGAAGTAG
- a CDS encoding DUF3717 domain-containing protein, with protein MAAIHITDIEAAINHWREKTPSPDGVTLGPELRALAEVYALMVFHHEDEVDEVGFPPKAWAAWLAWYESTPDTPCIAICSTSQGDDECKGCGRTFDEVQLWPAMTPVEKRATWRRITMEDSAWRFNRYAERARETREENAPSAAETEPEFDPDDEKNWAP; from the coding sequence ATGGCCGCCATACACATCACCGACATCGAGGCCGCCATCAACCACTGGCGCGAGAAGACGCCATCGCCCGACGGCGTGACGCTCGGCCCCGAATTGCGTGCGCTGGCCGAGGTCTACGCGCTCATGGTGTTCCACCACGAGGACGAGGTCGACGAGGTCGGCTTTCCGCCCAAGGCCTGGGCCGCCTGGCTGGCCTGGTACGAGAGCACGCCCGACACGCCGTGCATCGCGATCTGCTCCACCAGCCAGGGCGACGACGAGTGCAAGGGATGCGGCCGCACCTTCGACGAAGTGCAGCTCTGGCCTGCCATGACCCCGGTCGAGAAGCGCGCGACCTGGCGCCGAATCACCATGGAAGACTCGGCGTGGCGCTTCAATCGGTACGCCGAACGGGCACGCGAGACGCGCGAGGAGAACGCTCCGTCTGCCGCAGAAACCGAGCCCGAATTCGACCCCGACGACGAAAAGAACTGGGCGCCCTGA
- the moaC gene encoding cyclic pyranopterin monophosphate synthase MoaC — protein MSSLTHFDAQGQAHMVDVAAKPATHRVAVATGRIEMQAATLALIESGSAKKGDVLGIARIAGIQAAKKTSDLIPLCHPLALTRVAVAFALADAGSTPQVACTATVETVGPTGVEMEALTAVQVALLTVYDMCKAVDRGMRITDVHVLEKHGGKSGSWVAE, from the coding sequence ATGAGTTCTCTCACCCATTTTGACGCCCAGGGCCAGGCCCACATGGTCGACGTCGCCGCCAAGCCCGCCACCCACCGCGTGGCCGTCGCCACCGGCCGCATCGAGATGCAGGCGGCCACGCTGGCGCTGATCGAGTCGGGCTCCGCGAAGAAGGGCGACGTGCTCGGCATCGCGCGCATCGCGGGGATCCAGGCCGCGAAGAAGACGAGCGACCTGATTCCGCTGTGCCACCCGCTGGCGCTGACGCGGGTGGCGGTAGCCTTCGCGCTGGCGGACGCAGGGAGCACGCCGCAGGTGGCGTGCACGGCAACCGTCGAGACCGTCGGGCCAACGGGCGTCGAGATGGAGGCGCTGACCGCGGTGCAGGTGGCGCTGCTCACCGTCTACGACATGTGCAAGGCGGTGGACCGCGGCATGCGGATCACCGATGTGCATGTGCTGGAGAAGCACGGGGGGAAGTCGGGGAGCTGGGTGGCCGAATAG
- a CDS encoding putative signal transducing protein, with product MRRLAQAPNLAIATVWAHALREEGVAATVQREFLGAVMGQLPPDQCLPEIWIDDEAQYELAKRLLHELQHRPQRSWRCVCGEQVEGGFEQCWQCGEMMPAA from the coding sequence ATGCGCCGTCTCGCGCAGGCTCCGAACCTCGCCATCGCGACAGTGTGGGCGCACGCGTTGCGTGAGGAGGGCGTCGCCGCCACCGTGCAGCGCGAGTTCCTCGGAGCGGTCATGGGCCAGTTGCCGCCCGACCAGTGCCTGCCCGAGATCTGGATCGACGACGAGGCCCAGTACGAACTGGCCAAGCGTTTGCTCCACGAGCTGCAGCACCGTCCGCAACGCAGCTGGCGCTGCGTATGCGGGGAGCAGGTCGAGGGCGGCTTCGAGCAATGCTGGCAATGCGGCGAGATGATGCCCGCCGCCTGA
- a CDS encoding type IV pilus modification PilV family protein, whose protein sequence is MLTRHRPPQRGKHSLSKAFHGPSARQRGVVLVEVMVAILLFILGVVGLVGLQSSMTRAQTEAKIRADATFLATEVLGRLWSDVNNISLYNGSACAGLPRCKEWQDKVSRELPGGTGAITVDALTGDVAVTVSWSLPSGETHQYVANTTVIKAGT, encoded by the coding sequence ATGCTGACCCGTCATCGCCCGCCGCAGCGCGGCAAACACAGCCTGTCGAAGGCGTTTCACGGTCCATCGGCCCGTCAACGGGGTGTCGTCCTCGTCGAGGTGATGGTCGCGATCCTTCTTTTCATTCTCGGCGTTGTCGGGCTCGTCGGCCTGCAGAGTTCGATGACACGCGCACAGACCGAGGCAAAGATCCGAGCCGATGCAACGTTCCTGGCGACGGAAGTGTTGGGTCGCCTCTGGTCCGATGTGAACAACATCTCGCTCTACAACGGGAGCGCCTGTGCCGGCCTTCCACGTTGCAAGGAATGGCAGGACAAGGTGAGCCGGGAATTGCCGGGAGGCACGGGCGCAATCACCGTGGACGCACTCACCGGCGACGTGGCCGTGACCGTGAGCTGGTCGCTGCCAAGCGGCGAAACCCACCAATACGTCGCCAACACCACTGTGATCAAGGCCGGGACCTGA